In the Octadecabacter sp. SW4 genome, one interval contains:
- a CDS encoding cupin domain-containing protein, producing the protein MSFSKFIDAFPKLDVPISEDIVSTRAIASDSGLVAFFTFHEDFELPPHSHKGQWGTLIAGRLELTIEGVTTVYAPGDTYDIPSGAVHSVKVTAGTQALDVFEEGDRYPLK; encoded by the coding sequence ATGTCATTCTCAAAATTCATTGATGCGTTTCCCAAATTGGACGTGCCCATTTCTGAAGACATCGTTTCAACCCGCGCGATTGCCTCGGACTCGGGACTGGTCGCGTTCTTCACGTTCCACGAGGATTTCGAGCTGCCCCCGCATTCCCACAAGGGCCAGTGGGGCACACTGATCGCCGGGCGGCTTGAACTCACCATCGAGGGGGTCACAACCGTCTATGCGCCGGGTGACACCTACGACATCCCGTCAGGTGCGGTGCATAGCGTCAAAGTGACTGCTGGAACGCAGGCACTGGATGTCTTTGAAGAAGGCGACCGCTACCCGCTGAAATGA
- the rpmE gene encoding 50S ribosomal protein L31 translates to MKKEIHPDYHLINVKMTDGTMLQMRSTWGAEGDQLSLDIDPTVHPAWTGGNSRLLDTGGRVSKFKKKYEGLGF, encoded by the coding sequence ATGAAAAAAGAGATCCACCCCGACTACCACCTGATCAACGTCAAAATGACGGATGGCACAATGTTGCAGATGCGCTCAACCTGGGGTGCCGAAGGCGACCAGTTGTCGCTTGATATTGACCCGACCGTCCACCCCGCATGGACAGGCGGCAACAGCCGTCTTCTTGATACCGGTGGTCGCGTGTCCAAGTTCAAGAAAAAATACGAAGGTCTGGGTTTTTAA
- the rplS gene encoding 50S ribosomal protein L19, producing MDLIAQLEAEQVAALGKDIPDFKAGDTIRVGYKVTEGTRSRVQNYEGVCIARKNGTGIAGSFTVRKISFGEGVERVFPLHSTNIDSITVVRRGRVRRAKLYYLRSRRGKSARISEQTNYRPIGEANA from the coding sequence ATGGACCTGATCGCACAACTAGAGGCGGAGCAAGTCGCCGCCCTCGGGAAAGACATTCCCGATTTCAAAGCGGGTGACACCATCCGTGTCGGTTACAAGGTGACCGAAGGCACGCGCTCGCGCGTCCAGAACTACGAAGGTGTGTGCATCGCACGCAAGAACGGCACTGGCATCGCTGGGTCATTCACCGTTCGCAAGATTTCCTTTGGCGAAGGCGTGGAACGTGTGTTCCCGCTGCATTCGACAAATATCGACAGCATCACCGTTGTCCGCCGTGGCCGTGTGCGCCGCGCCAAGCTGTATTACCTGCGTTCGCGCCGCGGCAAGTCTGCGCGTATTTCCGAACAGACCAACTATCGCCCCATCGGCGAAGCCAACGCATAG
- the trmD gene encoding tRNA (guanosine(37)-N1)-methyltransferase TrmD: protein MTEKPSKSHGRKSIAATLKPRALMEDAPDLAGVWRAQVITLLPEAFPGILGDSLTGKALKDGIWQLHTTDLRRFGIGKHRNVDDTPAGGGAGMVLRADVVANAIEDTRRRAKGQMPLIYLSPRGAPFTQKMAQDLAAADGVTLLCGRFEGVDERVLEHYDIIEVSMGDYVLTGGELPAMVLIDACVRLLPGVLGNAESAVEESHSNGLLEHPQYTRPAEWEGRDIPPVLTSGDHGKVAKWRREMSEKITAERRPDLWSKRKRN, encoded by the coding sequence ATGACCGAAAAGCCCAGCAAATCCCATGGCCGAAAATCCATCGCCGCCACACTGAAACCACGCGCGCTGATGGAAGACGCCCCCGATCTGGCGGGCGTTTGGCGCGCGCAGGTGATCACGCTCCTGCCCGAGGCCTTTCCCGGCATTCTGGGCGACAGCCTGACCGGCAAGGCGCTCAAGGACGGGATTTGGCAGTTGCATACAACCGATCTGCGCCGTTTTGGGATCGGCAAGCATCGCAATGTCGATGACACCCCCGCCGGAGGTGGTGCGGGCATGGTGCTGCGCGCCGATGTGGTGGCCAATGCCATCGAAGACACGCGCCGTCGCGCCAAAGGTCAAATGCCGTTGATTTACCTGAGCCCGCGCGGCGCGCCTTTCACGCAAAAAATGGCGCAGGATCTGGCCGCCGCAGATGGTGTGACCCTGCTGTGTGGCCGGTTTGAAGGCGTGGATGAACGGGTGCTGGAACATTATGACATCATCGAGGTGTCGATGGGGGATTATGTGCTGACCGGTGGCGAACTGCCTGCGATGGTGCTGATCGACGCCTGCGTGCGCCTGTTGCCCGGTGTGCTGGGTAACGCCGAAAGTGCAGTCGAGGAAAGCCATTCCAACGGGCTGCTGGAACATCCGCAATACACCCGCCCTGCGGAATGGGAAGGGCGGGACATCCCGCCGGTGCTGACTTCGGGCGACCACGGCAAAGTCGCCAAATGGCGCCGCGAGATGAGCGAGAAGATCACAGCCGAGCGGCGACCGGATTTGTGGAGCAAACGCAAGCGCAACTGA
- the rimM gene encoding ribosome maturation factor RimM (Essential for efficient processing of 16S rRNA) yields MNKDRIIVGSLGGAFGVHGDVRLKSFCADPEAIADYTPLVTDKGQTFATILLIGQTKGSLIARLDGITTKEQADDLRGVDLYADRAQLPHLPDDEYYHNDLVGLAVFDTGGVEIGRVKAVMNNGAEDMLEVTGPGLRDSALIPFTRKIVPTVDLATGRVIIDPPEGLMPDHVDATDG; encoded by the coding sequence ATGAACAAGGATCGTATCATTGTCGGGTCACTTGGCGGCGCGTTTGGCGTCCACGGTGACGTGCGCCTGAAATCCTTTTGCGCCGATCCCGAAGCGATTGCCGATTACACCCCGCTTGTCACCGACAAGGGCCAGACCTTTGCGACGATCCTGCTGATCGGCCAGACCAAGGGCAGCCTGATCGCCCGTCTGGACGGAATCACGACCAAGGAACAGGCAGATGATTTGCGCGGCGTCGATCTTTATGCGGATCGCGCGCAGCTACCGCATTTGCCCGACGACGAATACTATCACAACGATCTGGTCGGCCTTGCGGTGTTTGATACCGGCGGCGTGGAAATTGGCCGCGTGAAGGCCGTGATGAACAACGGCGCCGAGGACATGCTTGAGGTCACCGGCCCCGGCTTGCGCGACAGCGCCCTGATCCCCTTCACCCGCAAGATTGTGCCGACCGTCGATCTGGCAACAGGCCGTGTGATCATTGATCCGCCCGAGGGGCTGATGCCCGATCATGTTGATGCCACCGATGGCTAA
- the rpsP gene encoding 30S ribosomal protein S16, which yields MAMKIRLARGGSKKRPFYRVVAADSRMPRDGRYIEKLGTYNPLLAKDSEERVKLDMERIQHWLGQGAQPTDRVSRMLEAAGVLPKKDRNNPKKGTPGKAAQDRAEEKAAKATAAAEAAAAPAPAEEAPVEEAPVEEVAAEEAATE from the coding sequence ATGGCTATGAAAATTCGTCTCGCCCGCGGCGGCTCCAAGAAGCGCCCGTTTTACCGCGTTGTTGCGGCTGACAGCCGTATGCCCCGCGATGGTCGCTACATCGAAAAGCTGGGCACATATAACCCGCTGCTCGCTAAAGACAGCGAAGAGCGCGTCAAACTGGACATGGAGCGCATCCAGCACTGGCTGGGTCAGGGCGCACAGCCCACTGACCGCGTAAGCCGCATGCTGGAAGCCGCCGGTGTCCTGCCCAAGAAGGACCGCAACAACCCCAAGAAGGGCACACCGGGCAAAGCCGCGCAGGACCGCGCCGAAGAAAAAGCCGCCAAAGCCACAGCCGCCGCCGAAGCCGCCGCAGCCCCCGCCCCTGCAGAGGAAGCCCCTGTCGAGGAAGCTCCCGTTGAGGAAGTTGCCGCCGAAGAAGCAGCGACTGAATAA
- a CDS encoding chorismate mutase, producing the protein MTDHTILAADLLKGHRDSIDRLDAILVYTLGERFKHTQAVGKLKAEHDLPPSDPAREAAQIARLEDLAKQADLDPEFAKKFLNFIIAEVIQHHKRHQT; encoded by the coding sequence ATGACCGATCACACCATCCTTGCCGCCGACCTTTTGAAAGGCCACCGCGACAGCATCGACCGGCTGGACGCGATCCTTGTCTATACGCTGGGCGAGCGGTTCAAACACACGCAGGCAGTGGGGAAACTCAAAGCCGAACACGACCTTCCCCCGTCCGATCCGGCCCGCGAAGCGGCCCAGATTGCACGGCTTGAAGATTTGGCAAAACAGGCCGATCTGGACCCTGAGTTTGCCAAGAAGTTTCTCAACTTCATCATCGCTGAAGTGATTCAGCATCATAAGCGCCACCAAACTTAG
- a CDS encoding GNAT family N-acetyltransferase, giving the protein MTRTVTIPTLETDRLILRAPRMSDAQAYLGFKGSERSVFTGGPIDAPKAAGNFFGIAGHWVLRGYGLFMATLKGDLDTPIGGFGVFHPLQYAEPEFGWTLYDGAHEGQGFAVEAMRAVIPWAWGVMGVDTAQSHIDEGNDASVAVAKRLGATFDARQTEIANAPGGEFEDDGGIVNIWRHHKGALA; this is encoded by the coding sequence ATGACCCGCACCGTCACCATCCCCACCCTTGAAACCGATCGCCTGATCCTGCGCGCGCCGCGGATGTCGGACGCGCAGGCTTATCTCGGTTTCAAAGGATCTGAACGGTCGGTATTCACCGGCGGGCCGATTGACGCCCCAAAGGCAGCGGGCAACTTTTTCGGGATCGCAGGGCACTGGGTCTTGCGCGGTTACGGGTTGTTCATGGCCACGCTCAAGGGCGACCTTGATACACCCATCGGCGGCTTTGGCGTCTTTCACCCGCTCCAATATGCAGAACCGGAATTTGGCTGGACGCTCTACGACGGTGCGCACGAGGGTCAGGGCTTTGCCGTCGAAGCGATGCGCGCCGTGATCCCTTGGGCCTGGGGCGTCATGGGTGTCGATACCGCGCAATCCCACATCGACGAAGGCAATGATGCATCCGTCGCCGTGGCCAAACGGCTCGGTGCCACGTTCGATGCCCGCCAGACCGAAATCGCCAATGCGCCCGGTGGTGAATTTGAAGATGACGGCGGGATCGTCAATATCTGGCGCCATCACAAGGGGGCGCTGGCATGA
- the ffh gene encoding signal recognition particle protein — protein sequence MFENLSERLSGVFDKLTKQGALSEDDVKTALREVRVALLEADVSLEVARDFVKAVADKATGQSVTKSVTPGQQVVKIVHDELVHVLTGSEEPGVLKIDNPPAPILMVGLQGSGKTTTTAKLAKRLKEKDGKRVLMASLDVNRPAAMEQLAILGVQIGVDTLPIVKGEDPVQIAKRAKTQASLGGYDVYMLDTAGRLHIDAELIAQAAAVRDVANPRETLLVVDGLTGQDAVNVATEFDDKIGVSGVVLTRMDGDGRGGAALSMRAVTGKPIRFVGLGEKMDAIEEFHAERVAGRILGMGDIVSLVEKAQETIEAEQAERMMKRFQKGQFNMNDLKMQLEQMLKMGGMESMMGMMPGMGKMAKQVEQAGFDDSILKRQVALIQSMTKRERANPQLLQASRKKRIAAGAGMEVSELNKLIKMHRQMSDMMKKMGKMGKGGMLKQAMKGMFGKGAPSEAEIAAAQQQMGGMGGLPGLGGGAQLPPGLSGFGKKK from the coding sequence ATGTTTGAAAATCTATCCGAACGCCTGTCAGGTGTCTTTGACAAGCTCACCAAACAGGGTGCGCTGTCCGAGGATGATGTCAAAACCGCCCTGCGCGAAGTCCGTGTCGCGCTGCTCGAAGCCGACGTCTCGCTGGAGGTCGCGCGCGATTTCGTCAAGGCCGTGGCCGACAAGGCAACAGGTCAGTCCGTCACCAAATCGGTGACCCCCGGTCAGCAGGTCGTCAAGATCGTGCATGACGAACTGGTGCACGTACTGACGGGCAGCGAAGAGCCCGGCGTTCTGAAAATCGACAATCCGCCCGCGCCGATCCTGATGGTCGGCCTGCAAGGGTCGGGTAAAACGACAACCACGGCGAAACTGGCGAAACGCCTGAAAGAAAAAGACGGCAAGCGGGTGTTGATGGCGTCGCTTGACGTGAACCGCCCCGCCGCAATGGAACAGCTTGCGATCCTTGGTGTGCAGATCGGCGTCGATACCCTGCCGATCGTCAAGGGCGAAGACCCCGTGCAGATCGCCAAGCGGGCCAAGACCCAAGCGAGCCTTGGCGGGTATGATGTCTACATGCTCGATACGGCGGGTCGCCTGCACATCGACGCCGAATTGATCGCCCAGGCCGCCGCCGTGCGCGACGTGGCCAACCCGCGCGAAACGCTGCTCGTGGTCGATGGTTTGACCGGCCAGGACGCAGTGAACGTGGCGACCGAATTTGACGACAAGATCGGCGTTTCGGGCGTTGTCCTTACCCGCATGGACGGCGACGGGCGCGGTGGTGCGGCCCTGTCGATGCGCGCCGTGACGGGCAAGCCGATCCGCTTTGTCGGTCTTGGCGAAAAGATGGACGCGATCGAGGAATTCCACGCCGAACGTGTTGCCGGCCGTATCCTCGGCATGGGCGATATCGTCAGCCTCGTTGAAAAGGCGCAGGAAACCATCGAGGCCGAACAGGCCGAACGCATGATGAAGCGCTTTCAGAAGGGTCAGTTCAACATGAACGACCTGAAGATGCAGCTTGAACAGATGCTGAAAATGGGCGGCATGGAAAGCATGATGGGCATGATGCCCGGCATGGGCAAGATGGCCAAACAGGTCGAACAGGCGGGCTTTGACGATAGCATCCTGAAACGTCAGGTCGCGCTGATCCAGTCGATGACCAAACGCGAACGCGCCAACCCGCAGCTTTTGCAGGCCAGCCGCAAGAAACGCATCGCGGCGGGTGCGGGCATGGAAGTCAGCGAACTGAACAAGCTGATCAAAATGCACCGCCAGATGTCGGACATGATGAAAAAGATGGGCAAGATGGGCAAGGGCGGGATGCTGAAACAGGCCATGAAGGGCATGTTCGGCAAAGGCGCCCCCTCCGAAGCGGAAATTGCCGCCGCGCAACAGCAAATGGGTGGCATGGGCGGCTTGCCCGGCCTTGGTGGCGGCGCGCAGCTCCCCCCCGGCTTGTCAGGGTTCGGCAAGAAAAAATGA
- a CDS encoding LysR family transcriptional regulator: MDNWDEVRTAYQVARMGTVSGAADVLGVHHATVIRHIDALEANLGAKLFQRHARGYTATEAGEDLLQVAKITDDQLTQLAGRIKGRGQGVNGDLVVTSLVSAAPVLAPVLTRFQVANPGLRVRYLTGDRLFRLEYGEAHVAIRAGEAPDQPDNVVQPFLEQRVRLVASPDYIARKGMPTGEGDLARHEFVGHDDLQSRAPFNKWLRGAVDDDQVVFRTSDNRAMLDAIVAGAGIGFVMDWSAARHPELVEVIPSRDDWSAALWLVTHVDLHRTAKVQAVLKHLKEAAKSLG; this comes from the coding sequence ATGGATAATTGGGACGAGGTTCGCACAGCCTATCAGGTGGCCCGTATGGGCACGGTTAGTGGTGCGGCGGATGTTTTGGGCGTGCATCACGCAACGGTCATTCGCCATATTGATGCGCTCGAGGCGAATCTGGGTGCCAAGCTGTTTCAGCGCCACGCGCGCGGCTATACCGCCACCGAAGCGGGTGAGGATCTGTTGCAGGTCGCCAAGATCACCGATGATCAGCTGACCCAGCTTGCGGGCCGTATCAAGGGGCGCGGGCAGGGTGTGAACGGTGATCTGGTGGTCACGTCGCTGGTATCGGCGGCGCCCGTGCTTGCGCCGGTCCTGACGCGGTTCCAGGTCGCCAATCCGGGCCTGCGGGTGCGCTATTTGACCGGGGATCGCCTGTTCCGGCTGGAATACGGCGAGGCGCATGTGGCCATTCGTGCGGGCGAAGCACCCGACCAGCCCGACAACGTGGTGCAACCCTTTCTGGAGCAGCGTGTGCGGTTGGTGGCTTCGCCCGACTATATCGCGCGCAAGGGGATGCCGACGGGCGAGGGTGATCTGGCGCGCCATGAATTTGTCGGTCACGATGATCTGCAATCGCGCGCGCCTTTCAACAAATGGCTGCGGGGTGCTGTAGATGACGACCAAGTCGTATTTCGCACCTCTGATAACCGCGCGATGCTGGACGCGATCGTTGCGGGGGCCGGCATCGGTTTTGTGATGGACTGGAGTGCCGCGCGCCATCCCGAACTGGTCGAGGTGATCCCATCGCGCGATGATTGGTCCGCCGCGCTGTGGCTGGTGACACATGTCGATCTGCACCGCACGGCCAAGGTGCAGGCGGTGCTGAAACACCTGAAAGAGGCGGCGAAATCACTGGGGTGA
- a CDS encoding helix-turn-helix transcriptional regulator, translating into MAQTLDTVFAALADPTRRRILSMLLEDDMAVTDVADPFEMSLAAISKHLGVLSAAGLITQEKRGRVKWCKLDPDAMRDASIWMQGFGQFEAVNLDAFEAFLETQFDDN; encoded by the coding sequence ATGGCCCAGACTCTTGATACCGTTTTTGCCGCTCTTGCCGATCCGACCCGCCGCAGGATTCTGTCGATGCTGCTCGAGGATGATATGGCGGTGACGGATGTCGCCGACCCGTTCGAGATGTCGCTGGCGGCGATTTCCAAACACCTTGGGGTGCTGAGCGCCGCCGGGCTGATCACCCAGGAAAAGCGTGGCCGCGTGAAATGGTGCAAACTTGACCCCGACGCCATGCGCGATGCCTCGATCTGGATGCAGGGGTTCGGACAGTTCGAGGCGGTGAACCTTGATGCCTTCGAGGCGTTTCTGGAAACGCAATTTGACGACAATTGA
- a CDS encoding AtpZ/AtpI family protein: MSDGPSPDDHASRLKALEDRIKAAKGDEAKHHSEEHYSQAQVAWRMVIELVAGLGIGFGIGYGLDSLFGTLPIFLVLFIFLGFAAGVKTMMRTAREVQERQLAKEAGDNEEAEDA, translated from the coding sequence GTGTCTGACGGACCTTCGCCCGATGATCATGCCAGTCGCCTGAAGGCGCTGGAGGACCGGATCAAAGCGGCCAAAGGCGACGAGGCAAAGCACCACTCGGAAGAGCACTACTCTCAGGCGCAGGTTGCCTGGCGAATGGTGATAGAGCTTGTGGCTGGTCTTGGGATCGGCTTTGGCATTGGATATGGGCTGGATTCCCTGTTTGGAACCCTGCCAATTTTTCTGGTGCTGTTCATATTTCTGGGCTTCGCAGCCGGTGTCAAAACCATGATGCGCACAGCCCGGGAGGTGCAGGAAAGACAGCTGGCCAAAGAGGCTGGCGACAACGAGGAAGCAGAAGATGCATAA
- a CDS encoding F0F1 ATP synthase subunit A: MHKVFLYGALALVVLAAIFLGPETPELTFKPLDQFTVEPLFGGEVVHWYTPTNATLWMGFAVLGIIGLLVLGTRGRAIVPTRVQSVAELLYGFVYKMVEDVTGKEGVKYFPYIFTIFLFILFANFLGLIPMSFTTTTQIAVTAVLGFGVFFAVTILGFVLNGPKFLGLFWMTEAPLVLRPVIALIELISYFVRPVSHSIRLAGNVMAGHAVIKVFAAFAAISAIAPVSVLAITAILGLEVLVAGIQAYVFAILTCVYLKDALHPNH, from the coding sequence ATGCATAAGGTCTTTTTGTACGGGGCATTGGCGCTTGTTGTGCTCGCGGCTATTTTCTTGGGCCCCGAGACCCCGGAATTGACTTTCAAACCGCTGGATCAGTTCACTGTTGAGCCGCTGTTTGGTGGTGAGGTGGTGCATTGGTATACGCCCACAAACGCGACCTTGTGGATGGGCTTTGCGGTGCTTGGGATCATTGGCCTGCTGGTGCTGGGCACCCGTGGCCGCGCGATTGTGCCCACGCGTGTGCAGTCTGTCGCCGAGCTGCTTTACGGTTTTGTCTACAAGATGGTCGAGGATGTGACCGGCAAGGAAGGGGTAAAATACTTCCCCTATATCTTTACGATCTTCCTGTTCATCCTATTCGCCAACTTCCTTGGCCTGATCCCGATGTCGTTTACCACGACCACGCAGATCGCCGTGACGGCGGTGCTTGGTTTCGGTGTGTTCTTTGCGGTGACGATCCTTGGCTTTGTGCTGAACGGCCCCAAATTTCTGGGTCTGTTCTGGATGACTGAAGCACCTTTGGTCTTGCGCCCCGTCATCGCGCTGATCGAACTGATCTCGTATTTCGTGCGCCCCGTCAGCCACTCCATTCGTCTGGCGGGTAACGTCATGGCGGGTCACGCGGTGATCAAGGTGTTCGCAGCCTTCGCCGCAATCTCGGCCATCGCGCCGGTTTCGGTTCTGGCCATTACCGCTATCCTCGGTCTTGAGGTCCTTGTGGCCGGTATTCAGGCCTACGTCTTCGCTATTCTGACCTGCGTGTATCTTAAGGATGCCCTGCACCCCAACCACTAA